In Blastopirellula sp. J2-11, a single genomic region encodes these proteins:
- the mtnA gene encoding S-methyl-5-thioribose-1-phosphate isomerase: MQTELTADVEPIRFHGQTDGTLDLIDQTLLPVELTLITCRDVETVWEAIKLLRVRGAPAIGISAAYGVVIGMQTVGDEDAAAFWKRLDEVSDYLAGSRPTAVNLFWALDRMKRVAHELRDSGASIPDIRVALLEEAKAIHAEDREICRAIGRHGAAALSGAANFLTHCNAGGLATADYGTALAVFFTLQDDGKDLHVFVDETRPLLQGARLTAWELSQRKIRATLICDSMAAQVMREGRVEAIVTGADRIAANGDSANKIGTYSLAVLAKAHGIPFYIAAPISTFDMAIESGDEIPIEERAAEEITHGFGRQTAPAGIDVYNPAFDVTPAELIAGIITERGVISPVTREMVAQMFAAK, from the coding sequence ATGCAGACCGAACTAACGGCCGACGTAGAACCGATTCGCTTCCACGGTCAGACCGACGGTACGCTTGATCTGATTGATCAAACGTTGTTGCCGGTCGAGTTGACCTTGATTACTTGCCGCGACGTCGAAACCGTTTGGGAAGCGATCAAGTTGCTGCGCGTCCGTGGAGCGCCGGCGATCGGCATCTCCGCCGCTTACGGCGTTGTGATCGGGATGCAAACGGTGGGTGACGAGGACGCCGCTGCGTTTTGGAAACGCTTGGACGAAGTCTCCGACTATCTGGCCGGCAGTCGGCCGACGGCGGTCAATTTGTTTTGGGCGCTCGATCGGATGAAGCGCGTCGCGCACGAGCTGCGCGACTCCGGCGCGTCGATCCCCGATATTCGCGTCGCCTTGCTCGAAGAAGCGAAAGCGATTCATGCCGAAGATCGCGAGATCTGCCGCGCGATCGGTCGGCATGGCGCCGCCGCACTCTCGGGAGCTGCTAACTTTCTCACGCATTGCAACGCCGGCGGTTTGGCGACCGCCGACTATGGGACGGCGCTGGCCGTCTTCTTTACGTTGCAAGATGACGGCAAAGATTTGCACGTCTTCGTCGACGAGACCCGACCGCTGTTGCAAGGCGCTCGCCTGACGGCGTGGGAATTGTCGCAGCGAAAAATCCGCGCGACGTTGATTTGCGATTCAATGGCCGCTCAGGTAATGCGAGAAGGTCGCGTGGAAGCGATCGTTACCGGCGCTGATCGAATCGCGGCCAACGGCGACTCGGCCAACAAGATCGGCACCTACTCGTTGGCGGTCTTGGCTAAGGCGCACGGGATTCCGTTTTACATCGCAGCGCCGATCAGCACTTTTGATATGGCGATCGAATCGGGAGACGAGATTCCGATCGAAGAACGAGCCGCCGAAGAAATCACGCACGGCTTCGGTCGCCAAACCGCGCCGGCCGGCATCGACGTTTATAATCCGGCGTTCGACGTCACTCCTGCCGAGTTGATCGCCGGAATCATCACCGAGCGGGGAGTGATCTCGCCGGTGACGCGAGAGATGGTCGCCCAGATGTTTGCGGCGAAATAG
- a CDS encoding carboxypeptidase M32: protein MSDYQQQYSELCQEIGEAAKLDSIQQLLEWDERTIMPPKAGAYRAEQVSLLAGLIHERRTSPRVGELLDSLVESPLAADPHSDQGATIRVLTREYRRDSKLPQALVIELSKAKVLAQQNWVQARSSNNFPLFRPHLDNILRLMREMADTIGHTGSRYDALLDYFEPEAKTSEVAAALSALKDDLAPLVAEIAQTGRHPKMEILQRDYPIAAQEEFGKRVAKDIGFDFDAGRLDVTHHPFCCGMGPHDCRITTRYDKNFFSSAFYSTLHEAGHGLYDQGLRADQYGLPSGSYVSLGVHESQSRLWENMVGRSYPFWRHYFPELKKTFPALGETPMSDFHYAVNDVQPSLIRVEADEATYNLHIIIRFELEQALLTGDLPVADLPGAWNEKYQQMLGVVPDDDADGCLQDVHWSAGLIGYFPTYSLGNMYAAQLFDQAAIELGDLAEMFGRGEFIPLLEWLRDKVHRPGSRYPAPQLMHNICGESIDHRPLLKYLRTKYAPLYGIGH, encoded by the coding sequence ATGTCAGATTATCAACAACAATATAGTGAACTTTGCCAAGAGATCGGCGAAGCGGCCAAGCTCGATAGCATTCAGCAATTGCTGGAGTGGGACGAGCGCACGATCATGCCGCCCAAAGCAGGCGCGTATCGAGCCGAACAAGTTTCGCTGTTGGCCGGTTTGATCCACGAGCGGCGGACGTCACCGCGCGTGGGAGAGTTGCTCGACTCGTTAGTCGAGAGTCCCTTGGCCGCCGATCCGCACAGTGATCAAGGCGCGACAATTCGCGTACTTACCCGCGAATATCGGCGCGATTCAAAACTGCCGCAAGCGCTGGTCATCGAACTAAGCAAAGCCAAAGTGCTCGCCCAGCAAAATTGGGTGCAGGCGCGCAGCTCAAACAACTTTCCGCTGTTTCGTCCTCATCTCGACAACATCTTGCGGCTGATGCGCGAAATGGCCGACACCATCGGCCACACCGGGTCACGCTATGATGCGTTGCTCGATTACTTTGAGCCAGAAGCGAAAACATCCGAAGTCGCCGCCGCCCTCTCGGCGCTGAAAGATGACCTCGCGCCGCTGGTCGCCGAGATCGCCCAGACCGGTCGCCACCCCAAAATGGAAATCTTGCAGCGCGACTATCCGATCGCCGCGCAAGAAGAATTTGGCAAACGAGTCGCCAAAGATATCGGCTTCGACTTTGACGCCGGAAGACTAGACGTCACGCATCATCCCTTTTGCTGTGGAATGGGGCCGCACGATTGCCGCATCACCACGCGCTACGACAAAAATTTCTTTTCCTCCGCATTCTATAGTACGCTGCATGAAGCAGGGCATGGACTATACGACCAAGGACTGCGGGCCGATCAATATGGCTTGCCGTCGGGCTCCTACGTTTCGCTCGGCGTGCACGAGTCGCAATCGCGGTTATGGGAAAACATGGTCGGGCGCAGCTATCCCTTTTGGCGCCACTACTTTCCTGAACTGAAGAAGACGTTCCCCGCGCTGGGGGAAACGCCGATGAGCGATTTCCACTATGCCGTCAATGATGTGCAGCCATCGCTGATTCGGGTCGAAGCGGACGAAGCGACCTATAACCTGCATATCATTATTCGCTTTGAACTTGAGCAAGCGCTGCTTACCGGCGATCTGCCGGTGGCCGACTTGCCGGGCGCTTGGAATGAAAAATACCAACAGATGTTAGGCGTCGTGCCGGATGACGACGCCGATGGCTGCTTGCAAGACGTCCACTGGAGCGCCGGCTTGATCGGCTACTTCCCCACTTATTCGCTGGGCAACATGTACGCCGCCCAATTGTTTGATCAGGCCGCGATTGAACTGGGAGACCTGGCCGAGATGTTTGGCCGCGGCGAGTTCATCCCGCTGCTCGAGTGGCTACGCGACAAAGTCCATCGCCCAGGCAGTCGCTACCCAGCGCCCCAATTGATGCACAACATCTGTGGCGAATCAATCGACCATCGCCCGTTGTTGAAGTACTTGCGAACCAAGTACGCGCCGCTGTACGGGATTGGACACTAA
- a CDS encoding DUF1559 domain-containing protein, whose translation MNIDKSRRGFTLVELLVVIAIIGVLIALLLPAVQAAREAARRMQCSNNLKQLGLALHNYHDTHRSLPARKTINRVSGYIPLFPFLEQSAFYDRIAAGDPDNGIDPFPDALSTWSGYDGFPNSLRCPSDPGGDLTGAREARLVNYAFNKGDDMTETNDGSTSSAPLATRSRGPFSYLRWVRLAEVTDGLSNTLAMSERLRQPYTNFTTTANSTDHRRCMAVVSGLRDNPSLALTTTDGRYFSAGLSANCRFGSWGTRGHVHFAGFNAVLAPNAPNARDGEYGVFSPSSEHPGGVNAVLLDGSVRFLADTIDTGDTSETRSHGFSGPSPYGVFGSLGSISGGEVITGN comes from the coding sequence ATGAACATTGACAAGTCCCGCCGCGGATTCACGCTGGTTGAGCTTTTGGTGGTGATCGCCATCATCGGCGTACTAATCGCACTATTGCTGCCTGCGGTGCAAGCGGCGCGCGAAGCAGCTCGACGAATGCAATGCAGTAATAACTTAAAGCAGCTAGGATTAGCGCTGCACAACTATCATGACACGCATCGCTCTTTACCGGCTCGCAAAACAATCAATCGTGTAAGCGGCTACATCCCGCTGTTTCCCTTCTTGGAACAAAGCGCGTTTTACGATCGCATCGCCGCCGGCGACCCGGACAATGGTATCGATCCCTTCCCCGATGCGCTCAGCACCTGGTCTGGATATGACGGCTTCCCCAATTCGCTTCGCTGTCCGTCAGATCCCGGCGGAGACCTGACCGGCGCACGCGAAGCGCGTTTGGTGAACTATGCGTTCAACAAAGGGGATGACATGACTGAAACGAACGACGGTTCGACGTCGTCAGCGCCGCTGGCAACTCGTTCACGAGGTCCGTTCAGTTATCTTCGTTGGGTTCGTCTGGCTGAGGTTACCGATGGCCTGAGCAACACGCTGGCGATGAGCGAACGTCTTCGTCAGCCCTACACGAATTTTACCACGACCGCCAACTCGACCGATCATCGCCGCTGCATGGCCGTCGTTTCTGGACTGCGCGATAACCCTTCGTTGGCGTTGACCACGACGGATGGACGTTACTTTTCGGCAGGTCTCTCGGCTAATTGCCGCTTCGGCTCGTGGGGAACGCGAGGGCATGTCCACTTTGCCGGCTTTAACGCCGTCTTAGCGCCGAACGCTCCGAACGCACGCGACGGCGAATACGGCGTCTTCTCTCCCAGCAGCGAACATCCCGGCGGCGTTAACGCGGTGCTGCTGGATGGATCGGTGCGGTTTCTGGCCGACACCATCGATACTGGGGACACCAGCGAGACGCGTAGTCATGGCTTTTCAGGTCCCAGCCCCTACGGCGTTTTCGGGTCGCTTGGCTCGATTTCTGGCGGCGAAGTCATCACCGGCAACTAG
- the gyrA gene encoding DNA gyrase subunit A, translated as MSIEDELKESYLTYAMSVIVSRALPDVRDGLKPSQRRILVAMNDLNLTPGSGRVKCAKISGDTSGNYHPHGESVIYPTLVRMAQEWNTRYLLVDKQGNFGSIAGLPPAAMRYTEARMSPYAQMLLEDLRLDTVDYIPTYDERNTEPTVLPSKYPNLLVNGSQGIAVGMATSIPPHNLGEVCRAVVKVIEEPTVPIEELLQIIPGPDFPTGGIICGRSGVRRGYLTGRSTILVRSHTTIDNVKGRNRIVIHDIPYQQTRDRVEERIAAAANEGRIVGISGVRNESDLKEPVRLVIELKRDADPDIVLNQLFQFTPIQDTFSIIMLALVDGKPRTLTIRDLIDEFIRHRVIVIRRRTQFLLSRARQRKHTVEGLLLALADIDEIIRVIRSSGTQAEAKTRLMGIESPASMLARALGEEGFELFQQERGVADVYTLTGVQADAILRMTLGQLVNLEQDRLSGEHAQLLAEIREYLRILSDERNIREIIRDQMLEIEAKFADKRRTEISLEELGNIDLEDLIEEETMVVSISHSGYIKRTPATTYKAQRRGGKGIKGAKSEDADPIQHLFVASTHAYLLFFTTKGKVYWQKVYDLPQLSRESRGRAIVNLLQLEEGERIADCRAVRDFDVEDHYLVMATRKGLVKKTKLEAYSRPMKKGIIAIKLREDDELVDVVVTQPGDELVLSTSKGMAIRFCESDARPMGRNSSGVKGIKLDADDELVGMVVADPDAQLLTVCEHGHGKRTYFGPNQARAENAPPSDESAGDDDSVVEEEPVVEDETSGDDDELSSGAKYRTQRRGGKGLRDIKTTARNGRVVSIVRVDDDDEVLMMTARGKIQRVSAAEISIVGRNTQGVRIMSLDKDDSLAAVVRVPKDDSVDDELESDEAPSTPPTDGGTSVVEPAPPEATDVDSNTTEEEDSPETGDE; from the coding sequence ATGTCGATCGAAGATGAGTTGAAGGAAAGTTACCTGACCTACGCGATGAGCGTCATCGTCAGCCGTGCGCTGCCCGATGTACGCGACGGGTTAAAGCCTTCGCAGCGCCGTATCTTGGTCGCTATGAATGACTTAAACCTGACGCCGGGTTCCGGCCGGGTGAAATGCGCCAAGATCTCTGGCGATACCAGCGGTAACTATCACCCGCACGGTGAAAGCGTGATTTATCCCACGCTCGTCCGGATGGCCCAGGAGTGGAACACTCGCTACCTGTTGGTGGATAAACAGGGGAACTTTGGTTCGATCGCCGGCTTACCTCCGGCTGCGATGCGATATACCGAAGCCCGCATGTCCCCTTACGCCCAGATGCTGCTCGAGGATCTGCGGCTCGATACGGTCGACTACATCCCGACCTACGACGAACGGAACACCGAACCGACCGTGTTGCCGAGCAAGTATCCCAACTTGCTGGTCAACGGCTCGCAAGGAATCGCGGTCGGGATGGCGACGTCGATTCCTCCCCACAATCTGGGCGAAGTCTGTCGCGCGGTCGTCAAAGTGATCGAAGAACCGACCGTTCCGATCGAAGAACTGCTGCAGATCATTCCTGGTCCTGATTTTCCGACCGGCGGCATCATCTGCGGTCGCTCTGGCGTTCGCCGCGGCTATCTGACTGGTCGCAGTACGATTCTGGTCCGTTCGCACACGACGATCGACAATGTGAAAGGGCGCAACCGGATCGTCATTCACGACATTCCGTATCAGCAAACGCGCGACCGCGTTGAAGAGCGAATCGCGGCGGCCGCCAACGAAGGGCGCATCGTCGGCATCAGCGGAGTCCGGAACGAAAGCGATCTGAAAGAGCCGGTCCGTCTGGTGATCGAGCTGAAGCGTGACGCCGATCCCGATATCGTGCTGAATCAGCTGTTTCAGTTCACGCCGATTCAAGACACCTTCTCGATCATCATGTTGGCGCTAGTCGACGGCAAGCCGCGGACGCTGACGATTCGCGACTTGATCGACGAGTTCATTCGCCATCGCGTGATCGTAATCCGCCGTCGGACTCAATTTCTGCTCTCCCGAGCGCGGCAACGCAAGCATACCGTCGAAGGTTTGCTGCTGGCGCTGGCCGACATCGACGAGATCATCCGCGTCATCCGCTCTTCCGGCACGCAAGCCGAAGCGAAGACGCGCTTGATGGGGATCGAATCGCCGGCTTCGATGCTGGCTCGCGCACTCGGCGAAGAAGGGTTCGAGCTGTTCCAGCAGGAACGGGGAGTCGCCGACGTTTATACGCTGACCGGCGTCCAGGCCGACGCGATCTTGCGAATGACGTTGGGTCAGTTGGTCAATCTCGAGCAAGATCGTCTCTCCGGCGAGCATGCTCAGCTGTTGGCCGAGATTCGCGAGTATCTCCGAATTTTGTCGGATGAACGTAACATCCGCGAGATCATCCGCGATCAGATGCTGGAGATCGAAGCGAAATTCGCTGACAAACGGCGGACCGAAATCTCGCTCGAAGAGCTCGGTAACATCGACTTGGAAGACCTGATCGAAGAAGAGACGATGGTCGTCTCGATCAGTCACAGCGGTTATATCAAGCGAACGCCGGCCACCACCTACAAAGCCCAACGTCGCGGCGGCAAGGGAATCAAAGGCGCCAAGAGCGAAGACGCCGACCCGATTCAACATCTGTTTGTCGCCAGCACGCACGCCTACCTCCTCTTCTTCACGACCAAGGGGAAAGTCTACTGGCAAAAGGTGTACGATCTGCCGCAACTGTCGCGCGAAAGCCGCGGCCGCGCCATCGTCAACTTGCTGCAACTGGAAGAAGGCGAACGGATCGCCGATTGCCGTGCGGTGCGCGACTTCGATGTCGAAGATCACTACCTGGTGATGGCGACCCGCAAAGGCCTGGTCAAAAAGACGAAGCTGGAAGCGTACAGCCGCCCGATGAAAAAAGGGATCATCGCGATCAAACTGCGCGAAGATGACGAGCTGGTCGATGTCGTCGTGACGCAGCCTGGTGACGAGCTGGTCCTTTCGACCTCCAAGGGAATGGCGATTCGTTTTTGCGAAAGCGACGCCCGACCAATGGGACGCAACTCCAGCGGCGTAAAGGGAATCAAGTTGGACGCCGATGACGAGTTGGTCGGCATGGTCGTCGCGGATCCTGACGCCCAGTTGTTGACCGTCTGCGAACATGGCCACGGCAAACGGACCTACTTTGGCCCGAATCAAGCCCGCGCCGAAAACGCTCCCCCGAGCGATGAGTCGGCAGGCGACGACGATTCCGTTGTGGAAGAAGAACCCGTTGTCGAAGACGAAACGTCGGGCGACGATGACGAACTGTCATCCGGAGCCAAGTATCGCACGCAGCGTCGCGGCGGCAAAGGCTTACGCGATATCAAAACGACGGCCCGCAACGGCCGCGTCGTCTCGATCGTCCGCGTGGATGATGATGACGAAGTCTTGATGATGACCGCTCGCGGCAAGATCCAACGGGTCTCGGCCGCCGAAATCAGCATCGTCGGACGTAACACGCAAGGGGTCCGGATCATGTCGCTGGACAAAGACGACTCGCTCGCCGCTGTTGTCCGCGTGCCGAAAGACGACAGTGTTGATGACGAGCTGGAATCGGACGAAGCGCCGTCTACTCCGCCCACGGACGGGGGAACGTCTGTCGTCGAACCGGCTCCGCCGGAAGCGACCGACGTCGATAGTAATACGACCGAAGAAGAAGATTCGCCGGAGACTGGTGACGAATAA
- a CDS encoding NADPH-dependent FMN reductase, which translates to MSKVKVLAFAGSARRESFNKQVVSIAAAGAEAAGAEVTLIDLADYPLPIFDQDLEAKGRPENVKKLKQLFLQNDALLLSCPEYNSSITPLLKNTIDWVSRPDPHEPRLAAYRGKIAALMSASPGALGGLRGLVHVRSILSNIGVVVLPDQVAVPNASDAFSADGSLKDLERHAAIHALGETLVHLTSRLKS; encoded by the coding sequence ATGTCCAAAGTCAAAGTCCTGGCGTTCGCCGGCAGTGCGCGACGCGAATCCTTCAACAAACAAGTGGTCTCGATCGCCGCCGCCGGCGCCGAAGCAGCTGGCGCCGAAGTCACGTTGATCGATCTCGCTGATTATCCATTGCCGATCTTTGATCAAGATCTGGAAGCCAAAGGCCGCCCCGAAAACGTAAAGAAGCTGAAGCAGTTGTTCCTGCAAAACGATGCGCTGCTCCTTTCGTGCCCTGAGTACAACAGCTCGATCACGCCGCTGCTAAAGAACACGATCGACTGGGTGTCGCGCCCCGACCCCCACGAACCCCGGCTGGCCGCCTATCGCGGCAAGATCGCCGCGCTCATGAGCGCATCGCCGGGCGCACTCGGCGGACTGCGTGGACTGGTCCATGTTCGTTCGATCCTCAGCAACATCGGCGTCGTCGTGCTGCCCGATCAGGTTGCAGTTCCCAACGCGTCTGACGCTTTCTCCGCCGACGGATCGCTGAAAGACCTGGAACGTCACGCGGCGATCCACGCACTCGGCGAAACGCTGGTTCATTTGACATCTCGGCTCAAGAGTTAG
- the ald gene encoding alanine dehydrogenase produces the protein MIVGIPREVKRDEYRVAILPVGVEELTRAGHRVLVQAGAGDGSGIPDADYVASGGVMVDDAATIFGEADMIMKVKEPQPEEFPLIRAGQTIFTYFHFAASLELTEAMLHSGAICIAYETLRDSAGRLPLLTPMSEVAGRMSVQEGAKYLERPQMGRGILLGGVPGVKPAHITILGGGIVGANAAKIAAGFQADVNILDINMDRLRYLDDVMAANVNVLYSDRHVIREQLRLADLVIGAVLIPGAKAPNLVTREDLKIMKPGSVIIDVAVDQGGCVETTKPTTHSDPTYMIEDVVHYCVANMPGAVGRTSTFALCNVTLRWALEIANLGAEKAASLSVPLATAMNICRGEVTHEPVAKTFGMSYSPKFDCN, from the coding sequence GTGATTGTTGGAATTCCCCGCGAAGTCAAAAGAGATGAATATCGTGTCGCCATTTTGCCGGTTGGCGTGGAAGAACTGACCCGGGCCGGACATCGCGTCCTGGTGCAAGCCGGCGCCGGCGACGGTTCGGGAATTCCGGACGCAGACTATGTCGCCAGCGGCGGCGTGATGGTCGATGACGCCGCGACGATCTTCGGCGAAGCCGACATGATCATGAAAGTCAAAGAGCCGCAGCCGGAAGAGTTTCCGCTGATTCGCGCCGGTCAAACGATCTTCACCTACTTCCACTTCGCCGCCAGTCTAGAACTGACCGAAGCGATGCTCCACAGCGGCGCGATCTGCATCGCCTACGAAACGTTGCGGGATAGCGCCGGTCGACTGCCGCTGTTGACCCCGATGAGCGAAGTCGCCGGACGGATGAGCGTACAAGAAGGCGCCAAGTATCTGGAGCGTCCGCAAATGGGCCGCGGCATTTTGCTCGGCGGCGTCCCCGGCGTTAAACCGGCTCACATCACCATCTTGGGCGGCGGGATCGTCGGCGCGAATGCAGCCAAGATTGCGGCCGGCTTTCAGGCTGACGTCAACATTCTCGACATCAATATGGATCGACTTCGCTATCTGGATGATGTGATGGCCGCCAATGTCAATGTGCTCTACAGCGATCGCCATGTGATCCGCGAGCAATTGCGGTTGGCCGACCTGGTGATCGGCGCCGTGCTGATTCCCGGCGCCAAAGCGCCCAATCTGGTGACCCGCGAAGATCTAAAAATCATGAAGCCCGGCAGCGTGATCATCGACGTTGCAGTCGATCAGGGGGGATGTGTCGAAACGACGAAACCGACCACCCACAGCGATCCCACCTATATGATTGAAGACGTCGTCCACTACTGCGTGGCGAACATGCCGGGCGCAGTTGGCCGAACCAGCACCTTCGCACTGTGCAATGTCACGTTGCGGTGGGCGCTGGAGATCGCCAATTTGGGCGCCGAAAAAGCGGCTTCCCTTTCGGTTCCGCTGGCTACGGCGATGAACATCTGTCGGGGGGAAGTGACCCACGAGCCGGTTGCGAAAACGTTCGGCATGTCTTACAGTCCAAAGTTTGACTGTAACTAG
- a CDS encoding formylglycine-generating enzyme family protein has protein sequence MHVSICLVLAVVAAPADDATLKLLQQFRSEFVMISPIQGEDDKQKTLLPFQDFAMARYETTQDLYEAVIGANPSRWKGARNSVEMTSLADAEAFCEKVTTLLRDAKLIDADQVVRLPTKTEWEYCCRAGTTTQYHFGDDESDLGDYAWFSGNAAGNDPPVGAKKPNAWGLYDMHGYLAEWTLADKTTNGKPITAYVRGGSWKSPPEDCLSASAQKLAAAATDDAVGFRCVLGRVEKVDGE, from the coding sequence ATGCATGTTTCAATCTGTTTAGTACTTGCCGTCGTCGCCGCTCCGGCTGATGACGCAACTTTGAAGCTGCTGCAGCAATTTCGTAGCGAGTTTGTGATGATCTCACCGATCCAGGGCGAAGATGACAAGCAAAAAACTTTGCTGCCGTTTCAAGATTTTGCGATGGCCCGTTATGAGACGACCCAAGACCTTTACGAGGCGGTGATCGGCGCCAATCCGTCTCGCTGGAAAGGAGCGCGCAACTCGGTCGAGATGACCTCGCTGGCCGATGCGGAAGCGTTCTGCGAAAAAGTGACGACGCTGCTGCGCGACGCAAAGCTGATCGACGCCGATCAAGTGGTTCGTCTGCCAACCAAGACCGAGTGGGAGTATTGCTGCCGCGCCGGCACGACCACCCAATATCACTTCGGCGACGACGAATCGGATCTGGGGGACTACGCTTGGTTCAGCGGCAACGCCGCCGGTAATGACCCGCCGGTCGGCGCGAAGAAGCCGAATGCCTGGGGTCTGTACGACATGCACGGCTATCTGGCCGAATGGACGTTGGCTGACAAGACGACCAACGGCAAGCCAATAACCGCCTATGTGCGCGGCGGAAGCTGGAAATCGCCGCCCGAAGATTGCCTGTCTGCGTCGGCACAAAAGCTCGCCGCCGCAGCGACGGATGACGCGGTTGGTTTTCGTTGCGTACTGGGGAGAGTTGAGAAGGTCGATGGCGAGTAG
- the purE gene encoding 5-(carboxyamino)imidazole ribonucleotide mutase — protein MSEKSAAVKVGIIMGSDSDWPKIKGAAAALDEFGVGYEVRVMSAHRTPHVVGEYAMTAVDRGLKVVIAAAGGAAHLAGVVAAHTTLPVIGLPVPTAELGGLDSLLSTVQMPGDVPVASMAVGMGGPRNAGLFAVQILSLSDADLATKFAAFKTGLADKIAAKDAKLQESLAK, from the coding sequence ATGAGCGAGAAATCTGCAGCCGTGAAAGTCGGCATTATCATGGGAAGCGACAGCGATTGGCCCAAAATCAAAGGCGCCGCCGCGGCGCTCGACGAATTTGGGGTTGGTTACGAAGTTCGCGTGATGAGCGCCCATCGAACTCCGCATGTCGTCGGCGAATATGCGATGACGGCGGTAGACCGCGGTTTGAAGGTCGTGATCGCCGCCGCTGGCGGAGCGGCTCACCTGGCCGGCGTGGTCGCCGCGCACACCACGTTGCCGGTGATCGGTTTGCCGGTGCCGACGGCCGAATTGGGCGGGCTCGACTCGCTGCTTTCAACCGTGCAGATGCCGGGCGACGTTCCGGTCGCCAGTATGGCGGTTGGAATGGGCGGACCGCGCAACGCCGGTTTGTTCGCCGTCCAGATTTTGTCACTCTCCGACGCCGACCTGGCGACCAAGTTCGCTGCGTTCAAAACGGGCCTGGCCGATAAGATCGCCGCCAAAGACGCCAAGTTGCAAGAGTCGTTGGCGAAGTAA
- a CDS encoding DUF6268 family outer membrane beta-barrel protein: MQFISLRFWLALFPLCLATETVCAQYVPWSSNSQSSSNLGVSDRQLPYEAVQPLPPTDVFPQSSPYYTPADVTKPIAQTAAAIPPELDEMPYDIQMGEGLRLDEDEIFSTRPILATSKPGILQAVTTDSTWIAGSGDNIGITDVLATITLGFPAPTIDSPLIVTPGYGMHFLVGPESIDAPATLYDVYLTTRWIRPINERWGMILSGTAGYYSDFKLQQSDAFRPSAMAIATYNWNKNWQLLGGVVWLNRDDFNILPIAGVVWTGEKRKLELTFPRPRYSQLWDYGPGYEDWWYVTGELGGGTWAVQRSNGAGDLLTLSDYRLIFGMERRRDGGGKSFIEFGYVFGRQLEYKENPYTLDMTDTVMIRSGWWF; the protein is encoded by the coding sequence GTGCAATTCATCTCGCTCCGATTCTGGCTAGCGCTGTTCCCGCTCTGTCTGGCGACAGAAACGGTCTGCGCGCAGTATGTGCCTTGGAGCTCCAATAGCCAATCCTCCTCCAATCTTGGCGTCTCGGATCGTCAGCTTCCGTATGAAGCGGTGCAGCCGCTGCCGCCGACCGACGTCTTTCCCCAAAGCAGCCCCTACTATACGCCGGCTGACGTAACGAAGCCGATCGCGCAGACAGCCGCGGCGATTCCTCCCGAATTGGACGAAATGCCGTACGACATTCAAATGGGAGAAGGACTGCGACTGGACGAAGACGAGATCTTCAGCACGCGGCCGATTCTCGCGACCAGCAAGCCAGGCATCTTGCAGGCGGTGACGACCGATAGCACCTGGATCGCCGGCAGCGGAGATAACATCGGCATCACCGACGTATTGGCGACGATCACGCTCGGTTTTCCGGCGCCAACCATCGACTCGCCGCTGATCGTCACGCCGGGCTACGGCATGCACTTTCTCGTCGGACCAGAATCGATTGACGCACCGGCGACGCTGTACGACGTCTACCTGACGACCCGTTGGATTCGTCCGATCAATGAACGCTGGGGGATGATTCTCTCGGGCACCGCCGGCTACTACAGCGACTTTAAACTACAGCAGAGCGACGCGTTTCGCCCCAGCGCGATGGCGATCGCGACCTACAATTGGAACAAAAACTGGCAGCTTCTCGGCGGCGTCGTTTGGTTGAATCGCGACGACTTCAACATCCTGCCGATTGCCGGCGTCGTCTGGACCGGTGAGAAACGAAAACTGGAGCTGACCTTCCCGCGGCCGCGCTACAGTCAACTGTGGGACTATGGTCCTGGCTATGAAGATTGGTGGTACGTCACCGGCGAACTCGGCGGCGGGACGTGGGCCGTCCAACGCAGCAACGGCGCCGGCGACTTGCTGACGCTCTCAGACTATCGATTGATCTTTGGGATGGAACGTCGCCGCGATGGCGGCGGCAAATCGTTTATCGAATTTGGCTACGTCTTCGGTCGCCAGTTGGAATACAAAGAAAATCCCTACACCCTCGACATGACGGACACCGTCATGATCCGCAGCGGCTGGTGGTTCTAA